One Paraburkholderia phytofirmans OLGA172 genomic window carries:
- a CDS encoding potassium transporter Kup: MTDNNHVHKQPLPSLAIAAIGVVFGDIGTSPLYSLKEAFSPSHGIPLTDQSILGVISLLFWAIVIVVGIKYVLFVMRADNNGEGGVLALMALAMRSIDQKSKMAGLLMMLGIFGACMFYGDAVITPAISVISAVEGLEIAAPNLSHLVLPLTMVILVLLFWIQRHGTATVGRLFGPIMVLWFLVLAALGLWHIIQSPNVIRALNPYYAYTFMAAHVLQAYVVLGSVVLVLTGAEALYADMGHFGAKPIRMAWYVLVMPSLVLNYFGQGALLMHDAKAIENPFFLLAPDWALLPLVVLSTVATVIASQAVISGAYSLTSQAIQLGYVPRMKILHTSELAIGQIYVPVVNWMLLFIILCIVLAFKSSDNLAAAYGIAVTATMVITTILACVVMVKVWNWNKFLVAMIIGVFMAVDLGFFGANLLKVAEGGWLPLGIGALLFFLLMTWFKGRMIVKERTAADGIPLMPFLQGLLAHPPHRVSGTAIYLTGSDSLVPVSLLHNLKHNKVLHERTIFLTFVTLDIPYVNDAERVTVKDLNGGLYLVKAAYGFNETPDVKAVLLEVGRTHDMTFELMDTSFFLARETVVPTQLPGMSVWRERVFAWMHQNAAKPTDFFSIPANRVVELGTKIEI, from the coding sequence ATGACAGATAACAATCACGTGCACAAACAGCCTCTGCCTTCCCTCGCAATTGCCGCGATCGGAGTGGTATTCGGCGATATCGGCACGAGCCCGTTGTACTCGTTGAAAGAGGCCTTCAGCCCGTCGCATGGCATTCCGCTGACCGATCAATCGATTCTGGGCGTGATCTCGCTGCTGTTCTGGGCGATCGTGATCGTGGTCGGCATCAAGTATGTGTTGTTCGTGATGCGCGCCGACAACAACGGCGAAGGGGGTGTCCTCGCGCTGATGGCGCTGGCGATGCGCTCTATCGACCAGAAGTCGAAAATGGCCGGCTTGCTGATGATGCTCGGCATTTTCGGCGCCTGCATGTTCTATGGCGACGCGGTGATTACGCCCGCCATCTCGGTGATCTCGGCAGTCGAAGGTCTGGAGATCGCGGCGCCCAATCTGTCCCATCTCGTGTTGCCGCTTACCATGGTGATCCTCGTGCTGCTGTTCTGGATTCAGCGGCACGGCACGGCCACCGTCGGCCGCCTGTTCGGCCCGATCATGGTGCTGTGGTTCCTGGTGCTCGCCGCTCTGGGTCTGTGGCACATCATTCAGTCGCCGAACGTGATCCGCGCGCTGAATCCGTACTACGCCTACACCTTTATGGCCGCGCACGTGTTGCAGGCTTATGTGGTGCTCGGCTCGGTCGTGCTGGTGTTGACAGGCGCGGAAGCGCTCTACGCCGACATGGGCCACTTTGGCGCCAAGCCGATCCGGATGGCCTGGTACGTCCTCGTGATGCCTTCGCTGGTGCTGAACTACTTCGGCCAGGGCGCGCTGCTGATGCATGACGCGAAGGCGATCGAAAACCCGTTCTTCCTGCTCGCGCCGGATTGGGCGCTGCTGCCGCTCGTGGTGCTATCGACGGTGGCGACCGTGATCGCGTCGCAGGCGGTGATTTCCGGTGCCTATTCGCTGACGAGCCAGGCGATCCAGCTCGGCTACGTGCCGCGCATGAAGATTCTGCATACGTCGGAACTGGCGATCGGCCAGATCTATGTGCCGGTGGTGAACTGGATGCTGTTGTTCATCATTCTGTGCATCGTGCTCGCATTCAAGAGTTCGGATAACCTCGCCGCCGCGTACGGTATTGCGGTGACGGCCACTATGGTCATCACCACGATCCTCGCCTGCGTCGTCATGGTGAAGGTATGGAACTGGAACAAGTTCCTCGTGGCGATGATCATCGGCGTGTTCATGGCGGTCGACCTGGGCTTTTTCGGCGCCAATCTGCTCAAGGTTGCGGAAGGTGGCTGGCTGCCGCTTGGCATTGGCGCGCTCCTGTTCTTTTTGCTGATGACCTGGTTCAAGGGCAGGATGATCGTCAAGGAGCGTACGGCGGCTGACGGTATTCCGCTTATGCCGTTCCTGCAAGGCTTGCTCGCGCATCCGCCGCACCGCGTCTCGGGTACCGCGATCTATCTGACGGGCAGCGACTCACTCGTGCCGGTGAGCTTGCTGCACAACCTGAAGCACAACAAGGTGCTGCACGAGCGCACCATTTTCCTGACCTTCGTGACGCTCGATATCCCGTACGTGAATGACGCGGAACGCGTGACGGTCAAGGATCTCAACGGCGGCTTGTACCTCGTCAAGGCGGCATACGGTTTCAACGAAACGCCTGACGTGAAGGCGGTGTTGCTCGAGGTCGGCCGCACGCACGACATGACGTTCGAGTTGATGGACACGTCGTTCTTCCTCGCGCGCGAAACGGTGGTGCCGACGCAGTTGCCGGGCATGTCGGTGTGGCGCGAACGTGTGTTCGCATGGATGCATCAGAACGCCGCCAAGCCGACCGATTTCTTCAGCATTCCGGCCAATCGGGTGGTGGAATTGGGAACGAAGATCGAGATTTGA